A genomic segment from Glycine soja cultivar W05 chromosome 20, ASM419377v2, whole genome shotgun sequence encodes:
- the LOC114401283 gene encoding pectin acetylesterase 12-like, whose product MRTGNLFWLGIVAALVFSFWVDAFSANQYYPHHHFNETEFSSLESQEQAHSSLLGRTPLMVGLTLIQSAAAKGAVCLDGTLPGYHLHRGYGSGANSWVVNLEGGGWCNDVRSCVYRKKTRRGSSTFMEKQIPFTGILSNSAEDNPDFFNWNRVKIRYCDGASFAGDGEDKVAQLQFRGQRIWLAAMEDLKSKGMRFAKQALLSGCSAGGLATIIHCDEFRGFFPETTKVKCLSDAGLFLDAIDVSRGHTIKNLFSGVVRLQGVQKNLPHFCTNHLDPTSCFFPQNLIAGIRTPLFILNTAYDSWQVQTSLAPSSADPHGFWHDCRLNHAKCTSSQIQYLQGFRNQMLNAIKGFSRSPQNGLFINSCFAHCQSERQDTWFADNSPVIGNKAIALAVGDWYFDRAVVKAIDCPYPCDNTCHHLVFR is encoded by the exons ATGAGAACGGGGAACCTCTTCTGGCTTGGCATTGTTGCAGCACTTGTTTTCAGTTTCTGGGTTGATGCCTTTTCAGCCAATCAATATTACCCCCACCACCACTTCAATGAAACCGAGTTCTCTTCGTTGGAGTCTCAAGAACAGGCACATTCATCCCTCCTTGGGAGGACTCCTCTCATGGTTGGACTCACCCTTATTCAAAGTGCTGCTGCCAAAGGAGCAG TTTGCTTGGATGGAACATTGCCTGGTTATCATTTGCATCGGGGATATGGATCAGGAGCAAACAGCTGGGTCGTTAATTTAGAG GGAGGTGGGTGGTGTAATGACGTTAGATCATGTGTTTATCGCAAGAAAACACGGCGTGGGTCATCAACATTCATGGAAAAACAGATACCTTTTACAGGAATATTAAGCAACAGTGCTGAAGATAATCCAG ATTTTTTCAACTGGAACAGAGTGAAAATTCGTTATTGTGATGGTGCCTCTTTTGCTGGGGATGGTGAAGATAAG GTGGCGCAACTGCAATTTAGAGGACAGCGTATTTGGTTGGCTGCAATGGAAGATTTGAAGTCAAAGGGAATGCGATTTGCCAAGCAG GCTCTTCTTTCTGGATGCTCGGCTGGTGGTCTGGCTACTATTATACACTGTGATGAATTCAGAGGTTTTTTCCCAGAGACTACCAAAGTGAAGTGTCTTAGTGATGCAGGATTATTTCTTGATGC GATTGATGTCTCCAGGGGACATACCATCAAGAATTTATTCAGTGGTGTTGTAAGGCTACAG GGAGTGCAAAAGAATCTGCCGCACTTTTGTACTAATCACCTTGATCCCACTTCG TGCTTCTTCCCTCAGAATTTGATTGCCGGTATTAGAACCCCACTATTCATTCTTAATACAGCCTATGACTCATGGCAG GTCCAAACAAGCTTAGCTCCTTCATCAGCAGATCCCCATGGCTTTTGGCATGATTGTAGATTAAATCATGCTAAATGTACTTCTTCACAAATCCAATATTTGCAAG GATTCAGGAATCAAATGCTGAATGCTATTAAAGGCTTCTCAAGATCACCTCAAAATGGATTGTTCATAAATTCATGTTTTGCTCACTGCCAATCTGAGAGGCAGGATACATGGTTTGCTGACAATTCTCCTGTCATTGGGAACAAG GCAATTGCTCTTGCTGTTGGAGACTGGTATTTCGACCGAGCAGTTGTTAAGGCCATTGATTGTCCTTACCCTTGTGATAATACATGTCACCATCTTGTCTTCAGATGA